Proteins encoded within one genomic window of uncultured Draconibacterium sp.:
- a CDS encoding RagB/SusD family nutrient uptake outer membrane protein: protein MKNIKYLIVSIIALLAISSCNTLDIENIYDYNADLVWDDESLVDAYMANVYAEVFGNWSATQDQKTQQLSGIHFYLDRVTITNSEYKSWDYTTIRLINEAIQNVDNGNLSQEIKSKIIGEAKFLRAYVYFEMVMYHGGVPYITVPQDKEEDDLNVTRNTTGECFDFIISDLNDAIDALPEHISTSSSNFGRVDGCFATAFKAKVLLYKASPQFNPGNPWNNSYWSEAYTANQTAYNKLKGLGYALTDKYEDIFLTERGPEVVFSVINTYPNKTADWDYGVRPGSESRGNASAGPTWDFVKEFPMLDGKSYNDPTSKYYKTEEELLQSYWENRDPRFNKSVVWNGAIYEVSNKSGNRQYTSLGVADVLDDFGTNPAANTNSTNLERYTGFFVRKASDLTLLQSEVQQYDVDYIVMRFAEVMLNYAEAANETGETGEALTILKEIRERAEIEPGDDGNYGITASTREEVREAIIAERNIEFCFEGKFFWDLRRLRMLDRLDGKTKYGVEAIAINEDGTEMPIASAKVAAEDNLLTESNFKYITWQVPFTGVKVTSLPDTYYFFPIQQSVIDLNSNIEQNADWGGTFDPTLN from the coding sequence ATGAAAAATATAAAATATTTAATAGTTAGCATTATAGCGCTGCTTGCCATAAGCAGTTGTAACACGCTCGACATTGAAAATATTTACGATTACAATGCCGACTTAGTTTGGGACGACGAGTCGTTGGTAGACGCCTACATGGCAAATGTATATGCTGAAGTTTTTGGAAACTGGTCTGCTACACAAGATCAAAAAACACAGCAACTTTCGGGTATTCATTTTTACCTCGATAGAGTTACAATAACCAACAGCGAATATAAATCATGGGATTACACCACCATTCGACTCATTAATGAAGCCATCCAAAATGTTGACAACGGTAATTTAAGCCAGGAAATAAAATCAAAAATCATAGGCGAAGCTAAATTTTTAAGAGCCTATGTGTATTTTGAAATGGTAATGTACCATGGAGGCGTACCTTATATAACAGTTCCTCAGGATAAAGAAGAAGATGATTTAAATGTAACGAGAAACACCACTGGCGAATGTTTTGATTTTATTATCTCCGATTTAAATGATGCTATTGATGCATTACCAGAGCATATTTCTACTTCGTCAAGTAATTTTGGAAGAGTTGACGGTTGTTTTGCAACAGCGTTTAAGGCTAAGGTATTATTGTACAAAGCATCTCCACAATTTAATCCGGGCAACCCATGGAACAATAGTTATTGGAGCGAAGCCTACACAGCCAACCAAACCGCATACAATAAATTAAAAGGCCTGGGTTACGCACTTACTGATAAATACGAAGACATCTTTTTAACAGAACGTGGCCCGGAGGTTGTATTCTCTGTAATCAATACTTATCCTAATAAAACAGCCGACTGGGATTATGGTGTTCGTCCGGGATCTGAAAGTCGTGGAAATGCATCTGCCGGTCCTACATGGGATTTTGTAAAAGAATTCCCAATGCTTGATGGTAAATCGTACAACGATCCAACCAGTAAATATTACAAAACGGAAGAAGAGCTTTTGCAATCGTATTGGGAAAACAGGGATCCAAGATTTAATAAATCTGTTGTATGGAATGGCGCCATATACGAGGTATCGAACAAGTCGGGTAACCGCCAATATACTTCGCTTGGTGTTGCTGATGTATTAGACGATTTTGGCACCAACCCAGCGGCTAATACTAACTCAACAAATCTTGAACGTTATACTGGATTTTTTGTACGCAAAGCCAGCGATTTAACGTTATTGCAATCAGAAGTTCAGCAATACGATGTTGATTACATTGTAATGCGATTTGCCGAAGTAATGTTAAATTACGCCGAAGCTGCTAACGAAACAGGTGAAACAGGTGAAGCACTTACAATATTGAAGGAGATTCGTGAACGAGCAGAAATTGAGCCTGGTGATGATGGAAACTACGGAATTACAGCATCAACACGCGAAGAGGTTCGCGAAGCAATTATTGCCGAAAGAAACATTGAATTTTGTTTTGAAGGAAAGTTTTTCTGGGACTTGCGCCGACTTCGCATGCTCGACCGTTTAGATGGCAAAACCAAATACGGAGTTGAAGCAATTGCAATAAATGAAGATGGTACAGAAATGCCAATTGCATCAGCAAAAGTTGCAGCCGAAGATAACCTGTTAACAGAATCAAATTTTAAATATATTACCTGGCAGGTTCCGTTTACAGGTGT